The Stieleria maiorica genome includes the window AGCGGCTCAGCGAGATCGATTGCTGTTGGATCGGGTGCTAGAAGATGCCAACGAGCTGAAACACCGGCTCGGTGCATCGGACCGACAGCGGATGGACGAATACCTGCAATCGGTTCGGTCGGTCGAGAAACGATTGCAGAATCAAGACGCCGGTGGTGCCAAGCAGTGGCAGCCATTGGTCAAACTTGATCGCAAGAACCGTCCTCCGGAGGAACGGCCTGACGAGTACGTCGAGCAAGTGCGGTTGATGTTGGACATGATCGCGCTGGCGTTCCAAACCGACACCACACGCGTGTGCACGTTCATGTTCGGCAATGCCGTCAGCGGGCGGAACTTCTCGTTCTTGGACGGGGTCTCCGGCGGGCACCACGACACTTCTCACCACCAAAACAACGAAGAAAAGCTGCGGCAGTACCAGCTGATCAATCGTTGGCACGTCGAGCAGTATGCCTACCTGCTCGGGAAACTTCGCGCGATGAAAGAGCGCGAAGGGACGGTGCTGGACAATTCAATGATTCTGTATGGATCCGGATTGCGTGACGGCAACAGCCACAACCCACACAACCTGCCGATCTTATTGGGCGGCAGCGGTGGCGGCCGCATCGCCACCGGCCAGCACCTGTCCTTCGGCCGTGACACACCGCTAGCAAACCTGTACGCCGCCATGCTCAACGCCTTCGGAACCGGCCAAGAAAAATTCGCCGACAGCACAGGCATTCTGCCCGGTGTGCTCAGCTAACCGCCGAGTACAACTCCGTCGGGGACATCAACTTCACCGGGGACAAACTTCACCGGGGACATGGCACGAAGAATCTCCGGTCGGGGACATCTCCGGTCGGGGACATGGCACGAATGGACCTCCGGCAATCGGTTGCTAGCATCGCTTGGATGCTGTCAACAGATCATGCCATGTCCCCGAGTGTATTTTCCCCAGGTGGGTTTCGTGCGACCTGTTGCCAGCATCAATGGTTGCTGTCAATTGATCGTGCCATGTCCCCGTTGGCCCTCACAATGTCCCCGTTGGCCCTCACAAACGGGAACACGCAACGATCCCCTCGGCGTTCCCCGCCGGGGACAGATTCCCGCCGGGGACAAGATTCCCGCCGGGGACAAGATTCCCGCCGGGGACAAGATTCCCGCCGGGGACATGGCACGAATGTGAAGCGACAACTCGTGTGCTAGCATTTCGGATCCGCGACCAGACAATAGTGCCGTGTCCCCGTTGGGCTGAACGCTATTGCTCAAGGTGCGTGCTAGCATTGCCAATCCACCGCCCAGCGA containing:
- a CDS encoding DUF1552 domain-containing protein, with the translated sequence MNVYLDDDSNRQLPLSRRTLLRGAGAALALPWLEAMMPRAVSAEESEGKAPEDAPLRMAALFVPNGVRQDMWTPEKTGADFELSPTLEPLSDVKDQLLVLTNLWNQASNFGDGHYVKCSGFLTCTTINKSLGIDLNCNGRSMDQVAADYSGKFTPLPSLELGIDPVTTGVDTNVGYTRVYGSHIAWSGPTSPLARELNPHLVFDRLFRAGNPQKGAAQRDRLLLDRVLEDANELKHRLGASDRQRMDEYLQSVRSVEKRLQNQDAGGAKQWQPLVKLDRKNRPPEERPDEYVEQVRLMLDMIALAFQTDTTRVCTFMFGNAVSGRNFSFLDGVSGGHHDTSHHQNNEEKLRQYQLINRWHVEQYAYLLGKLRAMKEREGTVLDNSMILYGSGLRDGNSHNPHNLPILLGGSGGGRIATGQHLSFGRDTPLANLYAAMLNAFGTGQEKFADSTGILPGVLS